The sequence below is a genomic window from Pyrobaculum sp. 3827-6.
GAGGGCGCAACTTATACACATGTGAATCTCGCCCCTTCTTATTATACTTTTCTTCGTAACTTTTTCAAGCAAAGTAAAGAAGATAAACCCACTGCCCAAGATACAATGTGATCGATCCGGAGAAGCTACACCAACTGGTCCTTAGGTTCGCGGTGAGGGAGGAGGGGGGCGTGGTGTATAGGCGCTATAGGCGCTTCCGCGGAGATAGGTGGTACGGAGGCATCGCCACGGCAGACGTGGTGGGGTGCAACTTGAGGTGCGGGATGTGCTGGGCCTGGCGCAACACCTCATACGTCCTCGCGGCGGGGGATTGGATGGCCCCCTGGGACGTGGCCAGGCGGCTGGATAAAATCGCCAGGGACAGAGGCTACAGGCAGGTTAGGATATCTGGCGGGGAGCCCCTAATAGCGCCCAGACACCTCCTCGCCGCCGTCGACCACCTACCCCACTACGTCTTCGTCGTGGAGACAAACGGCACCTTGATAGACAGGCCGCTCGCCAGGGAGCTAGCCGCGAGGCCCAACGCCGTGGTGCGGGTCTCCATAAAGGGGGCCACGCCGCGGGAGTTTGTAAAAATTACAGCCTCGCCAGAGGCCTACTTCTACAAACAGCTTGAGGCCCTCCGCCACCTCGTGGAGAGCGGGATGGAGCCGTGCCGTGACGTGTACCCAGCCGCCATGCTGGGCTTCTCCACAGACGAATCCGCAAAAGAGCTGGAGAGAGCCCTGGCGGACATAGACCCCAGACTGCCCAGTTGCCTAGATGTGGAGTACGTCATCTTGTACCCCCAC
It includes:
- a CDS encoding radical SAM protein, translated to MIDPEKLHQLVLRFAVREEGGVVYRRYRRFRGDRWYGGIATADVVGCNLRCGMCWAWRNTSYVLAAGDWMAPWDVARRLDKIARDRGYRQVRISGGEPLIAPRHLLAAVDHLPHYVFVVETNGTLIDRPLARELAARPNAVVRVSIKGATPREFVKITASPEAYFYKQLEALRHLVESGMEPCRDVYPAAMLGFSTDESAKELERALADIDPRLPSCLDVEYVILYPHVVKLMAARGLTPTRAVTPSGVPAFMI